ATAGCCCAGGCCAGCATGTGGTTTTCCAGAGGTGGGCGCTTCTCGACATACGCCTCGACCAGCTTGAGGGCTTCCGCCGGCGGAGTGCCGCCGCCGATCAGCGCCAGCCGGATTGAGTGGCTGATGTCCTCGATGCGCCACTGCCGGCCGCCGAGGCGGTCGAGCAGCGCAAGCGGGCCGCAGTCCGTCTTTTCCTGCAGAAGAGCCAGTTCGCCCCAGCCCAGGCGAAAGGTGAACTTGCCATCGGCCCAAGGGAGCGGGCCGATGGATGCATCGCGGCTCATCAGGACGTCGCGACCGATGTGCGGACCATCTCGCCATCCGACTGCAGCGAGAAGTTGCCGGTGACGCGACCGGTATTGCTGGCGGCGCCGAGCTCGGCCGTCTCGACATGCATCAAGCCGGTCCAAGTCCACGTGGTCGTGGGAAACTCGAGCTCGATCTTCACTGGTGTGGAATCTGGGCTTTCCTGAGCATCGAGCCAGGCGTCCATACTGGCCTCTGCCAGAACGCCTTCGCCCGACACCGACATGCTGAGGGAAACTGCATCGCGGCCGAGCCAATCGATCGCCAGAGGGTCATCGCAGTCTGGGATGCTTACCTCTTCCAGGCCCTTGCTGAGCGTGAGGGACTTGGAAGTCAGGCCGCAGGGAGCAGCATAGACGACGGGACCGGTGCCGCTGCCCAGCAAAATGCGCAGCAAGCCACCTTTGGTAGTGACGGGTTTGGCCATGCGGCCCTCCTATGTTGAAGTTCTGTTGCTCTCGACCAAGGCAGTGAACTGGATCACGCCGTGATTGGTGATGCCGTCGCTGTCGCGAAGGATGCGGGTGAGAACGTGCCGGATGGACACCAGGGCATGTGTCGTCAGCTGCAGATCGGCCTTGTGGAGCGCCTTTTTCACCAAGCCCGATATCTGACGGCACTGAACCGACCCATAGGCCAGCCCTGAACCCCAGGACCAGACATCGATCTGGAAAGTGATTTCCTCGCTGTCGATGCAGTCGGAATCGTCTGCCTCGTCTGGCAGAGAAGTCACCGGGCCAAACGAAATATACGGACTGACCACATCTGGAACGAGCTGGCCATTGACCTGCTTTTCAGGCACCCGGTCGTAAATCTTGGCCCCGACCATTGCGGTAAGCGCCGTCGATGCTCGGAGCGCATTGAGCGCCGCGAGCTGCAATTCATAGGTCGGTTCCATATCAGCCCCCGGCTGCAACTCGCTTGGCGGCTTTATTGATTGCCCGGGTCACCCGGCCGCGAACGCGTTTCCGATAGGCGCGCCAGCTCGGATAGAAAAACGGCTGCGCTGCCGTGCCCGGATTCTGCGAACCGGCAAACCGTCCGCCGTTCACATGCGGGGCAGTCCCAAACTCAATGAACCGGGCGTAGTAGGCATCCGGGCCGCCGGCATATATGGTAATCTTGAGGTTTCCCGACTGGCTCTGTTTGACCTTGCCGAGCACGATCGCCCCTTGCGGCGCATCGCCGTAGGTCCATGCAATGGAGTTGACCAGGTCGCCGCTATCGGTCGGCGAAAGCGACTTAGCCAGTGCCACAACTTCGTCGGCGCTCTGCTCCATGAACTTGCGGATCTCACCCTCAACAGCAGCGGGAAAGCTCCGCAGTTTCGTCCGCAGCCTATCCAGCCCAAGGATGCGCGTAGCCATCTATTCCAGAACCGCCGTTTCGCCATTGTCCACGGCCAGGAATTCCAGCCACTGGTTCCGTCCGTCCGGATCCGCAGGCGGCGACGTGATGGCCAGCACCCGATTCCCGCCCCTGGTATCGACCAGGCGC
This sequence is a window from Devosia beringensis. Protein-coding genes within it:
- a CDS encoding gene transfer agent family protein, which encodes MSRDASIGPLPWADGKFTFRLGWGELALLQEKTDCGPLALLDRLGGRQWRIEDISHSIRLALIGGGTPPAEALKLVEAYVEKRPPLENHMLAWAIVSAGVQGAPDEPLKKPQGRAKAKSSTTSPTESGGSA
- a CDS encoding phage tail tube protein — translated: MAKPVTTKGGLLRILLGSGTGPVVYAAPCGLTSKSLTLSKGLEEVSIPDCDDPLAIDWLGRDAVSLSMSVSGEGVLAEASMDAWLDAQESPDSTPVKIELEFPTTTWTWTGLMHVETAELGAASNTGRVTGNFSLQSDGEMVRTSVATS
- a CDS encoding HK97-gp10 family putative phage morphogenesis protein gives rise to the protein MATRILGLDRLRTKLRSFPAAVEGEIRKFMEQSADEVVALAKSLSPTDSGDLVNSIAWTYGDAPQGAIVLGKVKQSQSGNLKITIYAGGPDAYYARFIEFGTAPHVNGGRFAGSQNPGTAAQPFFYPSWRAYRKRVRGRVTRAINKAAKRVAAGG
- a CDS encoding DUF3168 domain-containing protein, translated to MEPTYELQLAALNALRASTALTAMVGAKIYDRVPEKQVNGQLVPDVVSPYISFGPVTSLPDEADDSDCIDSEEITFQIDVWSWGSGLAYGSVQCRQISGLVKKALHKADLQLTTHALVSIRHVLTRILRDSDGITNHGVIQFTALVESNRTST